Proteins encoded in a region of the Ursus arctos isolate Adak ecotype North America unplaced genomic scaffold, UrsArc2.0 scaffold_2, whole genome shotgun sequence genome:
- the ZNF200 gene encoding zinc finger protein 200: MAAKVVPMPLKPKRSFILRVPPDSKLGQDLLRDATSGPKTIHQLVLEHFLTFLPKPSLVQPNQKVKETLVIMKDVSSNFQNRLQPHPMVKLLPREGIQQKQDTVSLYLKTEPEELVVLEDLNVFHSQEECVSLDATQQPTSEKEDNVGEMMLLVNDMNPESDDLQKETVENDDHREKTSDCDEVDCSVVSEESPYCHKDRLNTSIPKQRKMRNLLVTIENDTPLEELSKYVDINVIALTRNRRTRRWYTCPLCGKQFNESSYLISHQRTHTGEKPYDCSHCGKSFNHKTNLNKHERIHTGEKPYSCSQCGKNFRQNSHRSRHEGIHIREKIFKCPECGKTFPENKDFVLHLQSHEAERPYSCKKCGRRFGRLSNCTRHEKTHSACKTRKQKWDQERSDDPAST; the protein is encoded by the exons ATGGCTGCAAAAGTGGTTCCAATGCCCCTAAAGCCAAAGCGGTCCTTTATACTGAGAGTTCCTCCAGACTCCAAGCTGGGCCAAGACCTACTTCGAGATGCTACTAGTGGGCCCAAGACCATCCACCAGCTGGTTCTGGAGCACTTCCTCACCTTCTTGCCCAAGCCAAGCCTGGTCCAGCCCAATCAGAAAGTCAAGGAGACCTTGGTTATTATGAAGGATGTGAGCTCAAACTTTCAGAACAGAC TGCAACCTCATCCCATGGTGAAGCTTCTGCCCAGAGAAGGAATCCAGCAGAAACAGGACACAGTGTCTCTGTATTTGAAAACTGAGCCTGAG GAACTGGTGGTCCTTGAGGATTTGAATGTATTTCACTCCCAAGAAGAATGTGTGAGCCTGGATGCTACTCAACAGCCCACCtcagagaaggaagacaatgtTGGGGAGATGATGTTACTGG TCAATGACATGAATCCTGAGAGTGACGATCTTCAGAAGGAAACTGTAGAGAATGATGATCATAGAGAAAAGACTTCAGATTGTGATGAAGTGGATTGTTCTGTGGTctctgaggaatctccatattgccATAAAGACAGACTAAATACATCTATTCCcaagcaaaggaaaatgagaaatcttCTAGTTACAATTGAAAATGATACTCCACTAGAGGAACTCTCAAAATATGTGGATATCAATGTGATTGCACTTACCCGAAATCGGAGAACAAGAAGATGGTACACTTGTCCACTGTGTGGGAAACAGTTTAATGAAAGTTCTTACCTTATTTCCCACCAGAGGActcacactggagaaaaaccctATGACTGTAGTCACTGTGGGAAAAGCTTCAAtcataaaacaaaccttaatAAACATGAGCGAATccatacaggagagaaaccttatTCGTGTTCTCAGTGTGGCAAAAACTTTCGTCAAAACTCTCATCGGAGTCGCCATGAAGGAATCCATataagggagaagatatttaagTGTCCAGAATGTGGGAAAACCTTCCCAGAGAACAAAGACTTTGTGCTTCATCTGCAGAGTCATGAGGCTGAAAGGCCATATAGTTGCAAAAAATGTGGGAGAAGATTTGGTCGGCTGTCCAACTGCACCCGGCATGAAAAAACCCATTCGGCATGTAAGACCCGAAAGCAGAAATGGGATCAAGAGAGGTCTGATGATCCTGCCTCAACCTGA